A window of Pectinophora gossypiella chromosome 12, ilPecGoss1.1, whole genome shotgun sequence contains these coding sequences:
- the LOC126371185 gene encoding uncharacterized protein LOC126371185 isoform X3 has product MKVRALLDSGSQRSYVKSSVAKELKLEKVGTENIKHTLFGGTTGPARVYNQRKLNVSNIDNSFSFQMLVLEQPNLCGSLPSIKDDATLLQELKSHNIQINDKNIEIGLLIGSDYFGSIMTNNLFSINKSLLAVETKLGWTIQGPTQMNDSTVNNVSVSYVSQSDICNLWNIELLGIRDPYEKQEKEVIKAEILKCFNNNISVNEDGRYEVSLLWKEGCPEPDANYDVAQKRLQSTTRKLIKTGNLQSYSDVFKTWQREGIIEEVIVDNKNEGHYIPHHTVIKPSSTTTMLRPVFDASAKDCKGLSLNDCIDKGINLIELIPKLLILFRRGAYGAIADIAKAFLQISVSKNDRKYLKFLWWKDFEMQQEVVTYQHNRVMFGVNCSPFLLAATINFHLDNCGNKYRETVQKLKESFYVDNCTASFDTITQRDNFISQSREIMAMAKFDLRGWVTAPERMEGAVKDTHVLGLTWNTEEDTLCCNINSNENYKGKITKRYLLSVTQQIFDPLGIVCPATVVPKRLLQKVWKRKFDWDEEICPELAREFKIWQSTIHLLKKCKIPRRLTAAPIKKCNNSIHTFSDASEDAYAACVYLRTEQEGKVHVQLIIAKSRIAPANKKMSLPRLELMGAVIASRLYREVIDSGLMTPETNYNSYFWTDSTVVLAWVKQQRQWKPFVSNRVKEISRNSDIDSWNHISGDCNPADLPSRGCNANALLEKRWWEGPTWLRNRQDCWPISSSIQAKPNEEIVRKEEKSQSHVNMSVTEPLFSKRLLYFSKYNKIIRLVAWLLRWNPKVRRQFAVASDLSNDECVYAEKTLFKLLQKEDFAGGHLPNNFKTRQSSDGVLRVKTRLELSHEHKDFVNPILLSGKNEIVRRFVRQRHEILQHAGTQTLMSSIRNEFWVLGIRRLAKRVVSECVICKKYKCKHYEVPEAPLPTDRVESVTAFQTTGIDFAGPLVLRNQTKCWIALFTCATYRAVHLELVESLSTNSFIMALRRFIARRGRIQVIYTDNGTNFQGTANLLNNVDWKEVEVTTAVLPQPIKWKFIPPASPWWGGWWERLVRVMKEMLRRILGKASLSWIELTTLLCECESVMNNRPLTYIATDDDTPRPLTPALFLQGLSTAETPDLDVIDAHNMNIRLRYLQTLRTEFRQRFRNEYISLLISKNKGKSKFPSVGDVVLIQTDAGRLYWPLGIIKELVTGNDGITRVAKVQTAMGEKIRSCQRLYPLELSAVTDEWHTPTVPKQGEPDSADLRAGSSCVLDPTANSHIDETPAITVGDESHPSSTTTRHGRVVKLPRRFLD; this is encoded by the coding sequence ATGAAAGTTAGAGCGTTGTTGGACAGCGGTTCGCAAAGGTCGTACGTCAAGAGTTCGGTAGCAAAAGAATTGAAGCTAGAGAAGGTAGGAACAGAAAACATTAAACACACATTGTTCGGAGGTACCACGGGACCCGCTCGAGTCTACAATCAGAGAAAGTTAAACGTAAGTAATATAGATAACTCATTCTCTTTTCAGATGTTAGTACTGGAGCAACCAAACTTGTGTGGGAGCCTACCTAGTATAAAGGATGATGCAACTTTGTTGCAAGAATTAAAAAGCCATAATATTCAGATCAATGACAAGAACATTGAAATAGGGCTTTTGATAGGTTCAGATTACTTTGGGTCCATAatgacaaataatttgttttccaTTAATAAAAGCTTGCTAGCAGTGGAGACAAAATTAGGATGGACAATACAAGGACCTACACAAATGAATGATTCCACCGTGAACAATGTCAGTGTGTCATACGTGTCACAATCAGATATTTGTAATTTATGGAATATTGAGCTGTTAGGCATTAGAGACCCCTATGAAAAACAGGAAAAAGAAGTGATCAAAgcagaaatattaaaatgttttaataataatatttcagtaAATGAAGATGGCCGCTATGAAGTATCTCTGTTATGGAAGGAAGGGTGTCCAGAGCCTGACGCAAACTACGACGTAGCGCAAAAACGACTGCAGAGCACTACGagaaaacttataaaaacaGGTAACCTTCAATCATATTCTGATGTTTTTAAAACATGGCAGAGAGAAGGTATCATTGAAGAAGTGATAGTGGACAATAAGAATGAAGGCCACTACATTCCTCACCACACTGTCATAAAGCCGTCTAGCACGACCACGATGTTACGACCCGTGTTCGATGCGTCGGCTAAAGACTGTAAAGGTTTGTCTCTGAATGACTGCATAGATAAAGGCATTAACCTTATTGAACTCATACCTaagctgttaattttatttagaagAGGAGCTTATGGAGCGATTGCAGACATAGCTAAGGCTTTCTTACAAATCTCAGTCTCGAAGAATGACAGAAAGTATTTAAAATTCTTGTGGTGGAAGGATTTTGAAATGCAGCAAGAAGTAGTTACTTATCAACATAATAGAGTTATGTTTGGGGTGAACTGTAGTCCCTTTCTTTTGGCTGCCACAATTAATTTCCATTTAGATAACTGTGGTAACAAGTATAGAGAAACAGTTCAAAAGTTAAAAGAGTCCTTTTATGTGGACAACTGTACAGCCAGTTTTGATACAATAACACAACGTGATAACTTCATTTCACAGTCGAGAGAAATAATGGCGATGGCGAAATTCGACCTACGTGGCTGGGTTACTGCTCCTGAAAGAATGGAAGGAGCTGTGAAAGACACCCACGTGCTGGGATTAACGTGGAATACCGAAGAGGACACTTTATGCTGTAACATCAATTCTAATGAAAACTATAAAGGAAAAATCACAAAGAGATATTTACTGTCCGTGACACAGCAAATTTTCGACCCTCTAGGAATCGTCTGCCCGGCGACAGTTGTACCTAAGCGCCTACTCCAAAAAGTATGGAAAAGAAAATTCGACTGGGATGAAGAAATATGTCCAGAGCTAGCACGTGAATTCAAGATATGGCAAAGTACAATACATCTACTAAAGAAATGCAAAATACCTAGACGGTTAACAGCAGCACCAATTAAGAAGTGTAATAATAGCATCCACACTTTTTCAGATGCAAGTGAAGACGCATATGCGGCCTGTGTATACCTGCGGACTGAACAGGAAGGCAAGGTGCATGTACAACTCATAATAGCTAAAAGCAGAATCGCCCCAGCGAATAAGAAGATGTCTTTGCCACGGTTGGAGTTGATGGGGGCTGTGATAGCCTCGCGACTGTACAGAGAGGTCATTGACAGTGGACTCATGACACCAGAAACAaattataattcttatttttggACAGATTCGACCGTAGTGCTTGCATGGGTAAAACAACAGCGTCAATGGAAACCATTTGTAAGCAATAGAGTAAAAGAGATATCAAGAAACTCAGATATAGACTCATGGAATCATATATCGGGGGATTGTAATCCTGCGGACCTGCCTTCTCGCGGTTGCAATGCAAATGCGCTGCTCGAGAAGCGTTGGTGGGAAGGACCGACGTGGTTGCGTAACAGGCAGGATTGCTGGCCCATATcaagttcaatacaggctaaaCCAAATGAAGAAATtgtaagaaaagaagaaaaatcacAGTCTCACGTAAACATGTCTGTTACTGAACCTCTGTTTAGTAAGAGGTTGttgtatttttcaaaatacaacaaaataatcAGATTGGTAGCATGGTTACTTCGTTGGAATCCTAAGGTAAGGAGACAATTTGCCGTAGCTAGCGACTTGTCTAACGACGAGTGTGTGTATGcggaaaaaacattatttaaattgttacaGAAGGAGGATTTCGCCGGGGGACATTTACCAAACAACTTCAAGACACGACAAAGCAGCGACGGTGTACTTAGAGTCAAGACAAGACTGGAACTAAGTCACGAACACAAAGATTTCGTAAACCCGATACTGTTATCTGGAAAAAACGAAATCGTGAGACGGTTCGTACGACAGCGACACGAGATTCTACAACACGCAGGGACACAGACTTTAATGTCTAGCATCAGAAATGAATTCTGGGTTTTAGGCATAAGACGTCTCGCAAAAAGAGTTGTTTCAGAATGTGTCATCTGCAAGAAGTACAAATGTAAACATTACGAAGTTCCAGAGGCACCCCTGCCCACAGACAGAGTGGAAAGTGTGACGGCCTTCCAGACTACAGGCATAGATTTTGCGGGACCGTTGGTTCTACGAAATCAGACGAAATGTTGGATCGCTCTATTCACGTGTGCGACATATAGAGCAGTACACCTCGAACTAGTGGAGTCATTGTCAACAAACAGCTTCATAATGGCACTACGAAGATTCATTGCTCGAAGAGGACGAATACAAGTCATATACACGGACAATGGAACAAATTTTCAAGGTACTGCTAACTTGTTAAATAATGTGGATTGGAAGGAAGTCGAAGTTACCACAGCCGTACTACCACAGCCGATAAAATGGAAGTTCATCCCGCCCGCTTCTCCTTGGTGGGGAGGATGGTGGGAACGTCTGGTGCGCGTCATGAAGGAAATGCTACGTCGGATATTGGGAAAAGCGTCATTATCATGGATAGAGCTGACCACCCTGCTATGTGAATGTGAGTCGGTTATGAATAACCGTCCCTTGACGTATATAGCTACAGACGACGACACGCCACGCCCCTTGACACCCGCTTTATTTTTACAGGGACTATCCACGGCAGAGACACCTGATTTAGACGTAATCGATGCTCACAATATGAACATCAGATTGCGGTACCTGCAGACCCTGCGGACGGAGTTTCGACAGAGATTTAGAAATGAATATATTTCGTTACTTATTAGCAAGAACAAAGGTAAGTCGAAATTCCCGTCGGTAGGCGACGTTGTCTTGATACAGACTGATGCAGGTCGTCTCTATTGGCCTCTTGGCATAATAAAAGAATTGGTTACAGGTAACGACGGCATAACAAGAGTCGCGAAAGTACAGACTGCGATGGGAGAGAAGATAAGAAGTTGTCAACGCCTCTACCCATTAGAATTGTCGGCAGTCACTGACGAGTGGCATACACCTACTGTCCCTAAGCAAGGTGAGCCCGACAGTGCTGACTTGCGGGCTGGATCTAGCTGTGTTCTAGACCCAACTGCAAACTCTCACATTGACGAGACACCCGCGATAACAGTGGGTGATGAGTCACACCCCTCGTCTACCACTACAAGACACGGTAGAGTCGTTAAGCTCCCACGCAGATTTTTGGACTGA
- the LOC126371185 gene encoding uncharacterized protein LOC126371185 isoform X4, with translation MTLEEKMNSIKKSGFCFICLKKGHLANKCKTFTKCLSCHKRHNVILCPNVHKTESTLFTKHNETFLQTLIVTVSYNGRNMKVRALLDSGSQRSYVKSSVAKELKLEKVGTENIKHTLFGGTTGPARVYNQRKLNVSNIDNSFSFQMLVLEQPNLCGSLPSIKDDATLLQELKSHNIQINDKNIEIGLLIGSDYFGSIMTNNLFSINKSLLAVETKLGWTIQGPTQMNDSTVNNVSVSYVSQSDICNLWNIELLGIRDPYEKQEKEVIKAEILKCFNNNISVNEDGRYEVSLLWKEGCPEPDANYDVAQKRLQSTTRKLIKTGNLQSYSDVFKTWQREGIIEEVIVDNKNEGHYIPHHTVIKPSSTTTMLRPVFDASAKDCKGLSLNDCIDKGINLIELIPKLLILFRRGAYGAIADIAKAFLQISVSKNDRKYLKFLWWKDFEMQQEVVTYQHNRVMFGVNCSPFLLAATINFHLDNCGNKYRETVQKLKESFYVDNCTASFDTITQRDNFISQSREIMAMAKFDLRGWVTAPERMEGAVKDTHVLGLTWNTEEDTLCCNINSNENYKGKITKRYLLSVTQQIFDPLGIVCPATVVPKRLLQKVWKRKFDWDEEICPELAREFKIWQSTIHLLKKCKIPRRLTAAPIKKCNNSIHTFSDASEDAYAACVYLRTEQEGKVHVQLIIAKSRIAPANKKMSLPRLELMGAVIASRLYREVIDSGLMTPETNYNSYFWTDSTVVLAWVKQQRQWKPFVSNRVKEISRNSDIDSWNHISGDCNPADLPSRGCNANALLEKRWWEGPTWLRNRQDCWPISSSIQAKPNEEIVRKEEKSQSHVNMSVTEPLFSKRLLYFSKYNKIIRLVAWLLRWNPKVRRQFAVASDLSNDECVYAEKTLFKLLQKEDFAGGHLPNNFKTRQSSDGVLRVKTRLELSHEHKDFVNPILLSGKNEIVRRFVRQRHEILQHAGTQTLMSSIRNEFWVLGIRRLAKRVVSECVICKKYKCKHYEVPEAPLPTDRVESVTAFQTTGIDFAGPLVLRNQTKCWIALFTCATYRAVHLELVESLSTNSFIMALRRFIARRGRIQVIYTDNGTNFQGTANLLNNVDWKEVEVTTAVLPQPIKWKFIPPASPWWGGWWERLVRVMKEMLRRILGKASLSWIELTTLLCEWTIHGRDT, from the exons ATGACGTTGGAGGAGAAAATGAACAGCATCAAAAAATCTGGTTTTTGTTTTATCTGTCTCAAGAAGGGTCATTTAGCAAATAAATgcaaaacatttacaaaatgtttgtCTTGCCATAAGAGACATAATGTAATCCTGTGTCCCAACGTACATAAAACAGAAAGTACCCTGTTTACTAAACATAATGAAACTTTTTTACAGACATTGATAGTAACAGTCAGCTATAACGGGAGAAACATGAAAGTTAGAGCGTTGTTGGACAGCGGTTCGCAAAGGTCGTACGTCAAGAGTTCGGTAGCAAAAGAATTGAAGCTAGAGAAGGTAGGAACAGAAAACATTAAACACACATTGTTCGGAGGTACCACGGGACCCGCTCGAGTCTACAATCAGAGAAAGTTAAACGTAAGTAATATAGATAACTCATTCTCTTTTCAGATGTTAGTACTGGAGCAACCAAACTTGTGTGGGAGCCTACCTAGTATAAAGGATGATGCAACTTTGTTGCAAGAATTAAAAAGCCATAATATTCAGATCAATGACAAGAACATTGAAATAGGGCTTTTGATAGGTTCAGATTACTTTGGGTCCATAatgacaaataatttgttttccaTTAATAAAAGCTTGCTAGCAGTGGAGACAAAATTAGGATGGACAATACAAGGACCTACACAAATGAATGATTCCACCGTGAACAATGTCAGTGTGTCATACGTGTCACAATCAGATATTTGTAATTTATGGAATATTGAGCTGTTAGGCATTAGAGACCCCTATGAAAAACAGGAAAAAGAAGTGATCAAAgcagaaatattaaaatgttttaataataatatttcagtaAATGAAGATGGCCGCTATGAAGTATCTCTGTTATGGAAGGAAGGGTGTCCAGAGCCTGACGCAAACTACGACGTAGCGCAAAAACGACTGCAGAGCACTACGagaaaacttataaaaacaGGTAACCTTCAATCATATTCTGATGTTTTTAAAACATGGCAGAGAGAAGGTATCATTGAAGAAGTGATAGTGGACAATAAGAATGAAGGCCACTACATTCCTCACCACACTGTCATAAAGCCGTCTAGCACGACCACGATGTTACGACCCGTGTTCGATGCGTCGGCTAAAGACTGTAAAGGTTTGTCTCTGAATGACTGCATAGATAAAGGCATTAACCTTATTGAACTCATACCTaagctgttaattttatttagaagAGGAGCTTATGGAGCGATTGCAGACATAGCTAAGGCTTTCTTACAAATCTCAGTCTCGAAGAATGACAGAAAGTATTTAAAATTCTTGTGGTGGAAGGATTTTGAAATGCAGCAAGAAGTAGTTACTTATCAACATAATAGAGTTATGTTTGGGGTGAACTGTAGTCCCTTTCTTTTGGCTGCCACAATTAATTTCCATTTAGATAACTGTGGTAACAAGTATAGAGAAACAGTTCAAAAGTTAAAAGAGTCCTTTTATGTGGACAACTGTACAGCCAGTTTTGATACAATAACACAACGTGATAACTTCATTTCACAGTCGAGAGAAATAATGGCGATGGCGAAATTCGACCTACGTGGCTGGGTTACTGCTCCTGAAAGAATGGAAGGAGCTGTGAAAGACACCCACGTGCTGGGATTAACGTGGAATACCGAAGAGGACACTTTATGCTGTAACATCAATTCTAATGAAAACTATAAAGGAAAAATCACAAAGAGATATTTACTGTCCGTGACACAGCAAATTTTCGACCCTCTAGGAATCGTCTGCCCGGCGACAGTTGTACCTAAGCGCCTACTCCAAAAAGTATGGAAAAGAAAATTCGACTGGGATGAAGAAATATGTCCAGAGCTAGCACGTGAATTCAAGATATGGCAAAGTACAATACATCTACTAAAGAAATGCAAAATACCTAGACGGTTAACAGCAGCACCAATTAAGAAGTGTAATAATAGCATCCACACTTTTTCAGATGCAAGTGAAGACGCATATGCGGCCTGTGTATACCTGCGGACTGAACAGGAAGGCAAGGTGCATGTACAACTCATAATAGCTAAAAGCAGAATCGCCCCAGCGAATAAGAAGATGTCTTTGCCACGGTTGGAGTTGATGGGGGCTGTGATAGCCTCGCGACTGTACAGAGAGGTCATTGACAGTGGACTCATGACACCAGAAACAaattataattcttatttttggACAGATTCGACCGTAGTGCTTGCATGGGTAAAACAACAGCGTCAATGGAAACCATTTGTAAGCAATAGAGTAAAAGAGATATCAAGAAACTCAGATATAGACTCATGGAATCATATATCGGGGGATTGTAATCCTGCGGACCTGCCTTCTCGCGGTTGCAATGCAAATGCGCTGCTCGAGAAGCGTTGGTGGGAAGGACCGACGTGGTTGCGTAACAGGCAGGATTGCTGGCCCATATcaagttcaatacaggctaaaCCAAATGAAGAAATtgtaagaaaagaagaaaaatcacAGTCTCACGTAAACATGTCTGTTACTGAACCTCTGTTTAGTAAGAGGTTGttgtatttttcaaaatacaacaaaataatcAGATTGGTAGCATGGTTACTTCGTTGGAATCCTAAGGTAAGGAGACAATTTGCCGTAGCTAGCGACTTGTCTAACGACGAGTGTGTGTATGcggaaaaaacattatttaaattgttacaGAAGGAGGATTTCGCCGGGGGACATTTACCAAACAACTTCAAGACACGACAAAGCAGCGACGGTGTACTTAGAGTCAAGACAAGACTGGAACTAAGTCACGAACACAAAGATTTCGTAAACCCGATACTGTTATCTGGAAAAAACGAAATCGTGAGACGGTTCGTACGACAGCGACACGAGATTCTACAACACGCAGGGACACAGACTTTAATGTCTAGCATCAGAAATGAATTCTGGGTTTTAGGCATAAGACGTCTCGCAAAAAGAGTTGTTTCAGAATGTGTCATCTGCAAGAAGTACAAATGTAAACATTACGAAGTTCCAGAGGCACCCCTGCCCACAGACAGAGTGGAAAGTGTGACGGCCTTCCAGACTACAGGCATAGATTTTGCGGGACCGTTGGTTCTACGAAATCAGACGAAATGTTGGATCGCTCTATTCACGTGTGCGACATATAGAGCAGTACACCTCGAACTAGTGGAGTCATTGTCAACAAACAGCTTCATAATGGCACTACGAAGATTCATTGCTCGAAGAGGACGAATACAAGTCATATACACGGACAATGGAACAAATTTTCAAGGTACTGCTAACTTGTTAAATAATGTGGATTGGAAGGAAGTCGAAGTTACCACAGCCGTACTACCACAGCCGATAAAATGGAAGTTCATCCCGCCCGCTTCTCCTTGGTGGGGAGGATGGTGGGAACGTCTGGTGCGCGTCATGAAGGAAATGCTACGTCGGATATTGGGAAAAGCGTCATTATCATGGATAGAGCTGACCACCCTGCTATGTGAAT GGACTATCCACGGCAGAGACACCTGA